From Pulveribacter suum, a single genomic window includes:
- a CDS encoding DMT family transporter: MSPMRVAGLSALAMLAFACNSLLCRMALKETGMDAATFTSTRLISGAAVLWLIAQWRRRGEARPGGDWQSAAALFGYAATFSYAYASLTAATGALLLFGAVQATMLGYGLWAGERLRPGQLAGLALAIGGLAALMAPGVAAPPAGGALLMVCAGVGWGIYSLRGRGAKDPLGVTAGNFLRAAALTVVLSAALAGQARWDPAGLAYGVASGAVASGLGYIIWYAALPALTATSAAIMQLSVPVIAALGGALLLDEALSLHVVLSAAAILGGIALVVLQKPAAPRQASPGDAPR, translated from the coding sequence ATGAGCCCGATGCGTGTCGCGGGCCTGTCCGCGCTGGCCATGCTCGCATTCGCCTGCAACTCCCTGCTGTGCCGCATGGCGCTCAAGGAAACGGGGATGGACGCCGCCACCTTCACCAGCACGCGGCTGATCTCGGGCGCTGCGGTGCTGTGGCTGATCGCGCAGTGGCGGCGGCGGGGAGAAGCGCGCCCGGGCGGGGACTGGCAATCGGCTGCGGCGCTGTTCGGCTATGCAGCCACGTTTTCCTACGCCTATGCCAGCCTGACGGCCGCCACCGGGGCGTTGCTACTGTTCGGGGCCGTGCAGGCCACCATGCTGGGCTATGGCCTGTGGGCGGGCGAGCGCCTGCGCCCCGGGCAACTGGCAGGCCTGGCGCTGGCCATTGGCGGCCTGGCGGCGCTGATGGCCCCGGGCGTGGCTGCGCCTCCTGCGGGGGGCGCCTTGCTGATGGTCTGTGCCGGTGTGGGCTGGGGCATTTATTCGCTGCGCGGCCGGGGCGCGAAAGACCCGCTGGGGGTCACGGCGGGCAACTTCCTGCGCGCCGCCGCGCTGACGGTGGTGCTGAGCGCGGCCCTTGCCGGGCAGGCGCGATGGGACCCGGCCGGCCTGGCGTACGGCGTGGCCTCGGGCGCGGTCGCCTCGGGCCTGGGCTACATCATCTGGTACGCCGCCCTGCCCGCCCTGACGGCGACCAGCGCCGCCATCATGCAGTTGAGCGTGCCGGTCATCGCGGCCCTCGGAGGCGCGCTGCTGCTGGACGAAGCGCTGTCGCTGCACGTCGTGTTGTCGGCCGCCGCCATCCTGGGCGGGATTGCGCTCGTGGTGCTGCAAAAGCCGGCTGCGCCCCGGCAGGCCTCCCCTGGTGACGCGCCGCGCTGA
- a CDS encoding glycosyltransferase produces MVHFAVLAPAFTSHVRALEALAGELIARGHRVSWVHQGDVARLLRNPGIEFHAVGSSTHPPGSLAGMVARAARPGGLRGLQRVIGDMAATTDMLCREAPVLLARLGVQAVLADQMEAAGGLIAEHLGLPCVSVACALPVNREAELPLPVMHWPHACSEWALHMNQGSARVYDRLMHAHARVIARWAQAFGLAPRERIDQCLSPLLQLSQTVQAFDFPRRATPPPLHHVGPLRPPPAPARAGENPHAAALAAHAPGLSHDRPFVFASLGTLQGGRLALFQRIARACRALGVQLLVAHCDALTAPQAATLRQAGATWVTGFAPQEAAVALADVVVTHGGLNTVMDALAAGTPMLVLPIAFDQPGCAARVVHAGAGLRVLPALATTALLRRALARLLHEPGFRAAAQALSPQVRSAGGAPRAADLVEAAVAAAPCLQHPTVQQPRTPAGPARARMALPVP; encoded by the coding sequence ATGGTCCATTTCGCCGTCCTCGCCCCCGCCTTCACCAGCCACGTGCGCGCGCTCGAAGCGCTGGCGGGCGAGCTGATCGCGCGCGGCCACCGCGTGAGCTGGGTGCACCAGGGCGACGTGGCCCGCCTGCTGCGCAACCCCGGGATCGAATTCCATGCCGTCGGCTCATCCACCCATCCGCCAGGCAGCCTGGCCGGCATGGTGGCCCGTGCTGCGCGGCCGGGCGGCCTGCGGGGTCTCCAGCGTGTGATCGGGGACATGGCGGCCACCACCGACATGCTGTGCCGCGAGGCCCCGGTCCTGCTGGCGCGCCTGGGCGTGCAGGCCGTGCTGGCCGACCAGATGGAGGCCGCAGGGGGTCTCATTGCCGAGCACCTGGGCCTGCCGTGCGTGTCGGTGGCGTGCGCCCTCCCCGTGAACCGCGAAGCCGAGCTGCCGCTGCCGGTCATGCACTGGCCCCACGCCTGCAGCGAGTGGGCGCTGCACATGAACCAGGGCAGCGCGCGCGTGTATGACCGGCTGATGCACGCGCACGCCCGTGTCATCGCGCGCTGGGCACAGGCTTTCGGCCTGGCCCCGCGCGAGCGCATCGACCAGTGCCTGTCGCCCCTGCTGCAGCTGTCGCAGACCGTGCAGGCTTTCGACTTCCCGCGCCGCGCGACGCCCCCGCCGCTGCACCATGTCGGCCCACTGCGCCCGCCTCCCGCGCCAGCGCGCGCAGGGGAAAACCCGCACGCCGCGGCGCTCGCGGCCCATGCACCGGGTCTGTCGCACGACAGGCCCTTCGTCTTCGCCTCGCTCGGCACGCTGCAGGGGGGGCGCCTGGCGCTGTTCCAGCGCATCGCCCGCGCCTGCCGCGCGCTCGGCGTGCAGCTGCTGGTAGCGCACTGCGATGCGCTGACGGCGCCCCAGGCCGCCACCCTGCGCCAGGCCGGCGCCACCTGGGTCACCGGCTTTGCGCCGCAGGAGGCGGCGGTGGCCCTGGCCGACGTGGTCGTCACCCATGGCGGCCTGAACACCGTGATGGATGCGCTGGCCGCAGGCACGCCGATGCTGGTGCTGCCGATCGCCTTTGACCAGCCGGGCTGCGCCGCGCGCGTGGTGCACGCGGGTGCCGGGCTGCGGGTGCTGCCCGCGCTCGCCACCACCGCGCTGCTGCGCCGGGCGCTGGCGCGGCTGCTGCACGAACCCGGTTTTCGCGCTGCCGCTCAAGCGCTCTCGCCCCAGGTGCGCTCTGCAGGGGGCGCGCCGCGGGCGGCGGACCTGGTCGAGGCAGCGGTGGCTGCCGCGCCGTGCCTGCAACACCCTACTGTGCAGCAGCCTCGCACGCCTGCCGGCCCGGCGCGCGCCCGCATGGCGCTGCCCGTTCCATGA
- a CDS encoding phytoene desaturase — MTAMPTPARRAVVIGAGFGGLALAIRLQSAGVATTLLEARDKPGGRAYVYHDQGFTFDAGPTVITDPSALEELFALSGRRMADYVELLPVAPFYRLCWEDGSHFDYANDQAALDAQIAARSPADVEGYRRFLAYSRAVFEEGYLKLGTVPFLSFRSMVQVAPQLARLQAWRSVYSMVSRFIRDEHLRQVFSFHSLLVGGNPFATSSIYALIHALEREWGVWFPRGGTGALVQALVRLFQDLGGTLRLNAPVARIELAGSRATGVVLQDGERIAAEQVASNADVVHTYERLLGHAQRGRQAAAQLRRRRFSMSLFVVHFGLKRPQPQLRHHTVCFGPRYRELIQDIFHGNALAEDFSLYLHAPCATDPSMAPPGCSSHYVLAPVPHLGQAPIDWTVEGPRFRDRILQYLEERYIPGLRADLVTSRIFTPEDFRDELGAHLGSAFSLEPLLTQSAWFRTHNRDRQIANLYFAGAGTHPGAGVPGVVGSAKATARLMLQPPETAA; from the coding sequence ATGACCGCAATGCCCACCCCTGCCCGGCGCGCCGTCGTCATCGGCGCGGGATTCGGCGGCCTGGCGCTGGCCATCCGGCTGCAGTCGGCCGGCGTTGCCACCACGCTGCTCGAGGCGCGCGACAAGCCGGGCGGCCGCGCCTACGTCTACCACGACCAGGGCTTCACCTTCGACGCCGGCCCCACCGTCATCACCGACCCCTCGGCGCTGGAGGAGCTCTTCGCCCTGTCGGGCCGCCGCATGGCCGACTATGTCGAGCTGCTGCCGGTGGCGCCGTTCTACCGCCTGTGCTGGGAGGACGGCAGCCACTTCGACTATGCCAACGACCAGGCCGCGCTGGACGCGCAGATCGCCGCGCGCTCGCCCGCGGATGTCGAGGGCTACCGGCGCTTCCTCGCGTATTCGCGCGCGGTGTTCGAGGAGGGTTACCTGAAGCTGGGCACGGTGCCGTTCCTGTCGTTTCGCAGCATGGTGCAGGTCGCGCCGCAACTGGCGCGGCTGCAGGCCTGGCGCAGCGTGTATTCGATGGTGTCCAGGTTCATCCGGGACGAGCATCTGCGCCAGGTGTTTTCCTTCCACTCGCTGCTGGTGGGTGGCAACCCGTTTGCCACCTCGTCCATCTACGCTTTGATCCACGCGCTGGAGCGTGAATGGGGGGTGTGGTTCCCGCGCGGCGGCACGGGCGCGCTGGTGCAGGCACTGGTGCGGCTGTTCCAGGACCTGGGCGGCACGCTGCGCCTGAACGCGCCGGTGGCGCGCATCGAGCTGGCAGGCAGCCGCGCCACCGGCGTAGTGCTGCAGGATGGCGAGCGCATCGCCGCCGAGCAGGTGGCCTCCAACGCCGACGTGGTGCATACCTACGAGCGGCTGCTGGGCCACGCGCAGCGCGGCCGGCAGGCGGCGGCGCAGCTCAGGCGCCGGCGCTTTTCCATGTCGCTGTTCGTGGTGCACTTCGGCCTGAAGCGCCCGCAGCCGCAGCTGCGCCACCACACCGTGTGCTTCGGGCCGCGCTACCGCGAGCTGATCCAGGACATCTTCCACGGCAACGCGCTGGCCGAGGACTTTTCGCTGTACCTGCACGCCCCCTGCGCCACCGACCCGTCGATGGCCCCGCCCGGCTGCTCCAGTCACTACGTGCTGGCGCCGGTGCCGCACCTGGGCCAGGCGCCCATCGACTGGACGGTGGAGGGGCCGCGCTTTCGCGACCGCATCCTGCAGTATCTGGAGGAGCGCTACATCCCCGGCCTGCGCGCCGACCTGGTCACCAGCCGCATCTTCACGCCCGAGGATTTTCGCGACGAGCTGGGCGCGCACCTGGGCTCGGCCTTCTCGCTGGAGCCGCTGCTCACGCAAAGCGCCTGGTTTCGCACGCACAACCGCGACCGCCAGATCGCCAACCTGTACTTTGCCGGCGCCGGCACCCACCCCGGCGCGGGAGTGCCCGGGGTGGTCGGCTCGGCCAAGGCCACGGCGCGGCTGATGCTGCAGCCCCCGGAGACAGCAGCATGA
- the fumC gene encoding class II fumarate hydratase → MNPTPASTPAHRTERDTFGPIEVPAHRLWGAQTQRSLQNFDISGERQPHEIIRALAQVKRASAKVNHALGLLPADKTRAIVAAADEVLDGRHDDEFPLVVWQTGSGTQTNMNVNEVLANRASELMGGERGEGRLVHPNDEVNKSQSSNDVFPTAMHVAAVQAMVHRLLPALEELRGTLQGKAEAFDDIVKIGRTHLQDATPLTLGQEISGWVAQLAHGERHVRNALPHLCELALGGTAVGTGLNAPAGYAVQVAEELAEFTGQPFVTAPNKFEALASCDALVAAHGALKTLAASLMKIANDVRWLASGPRSGIGEITIPENEPGSSIMPGKVNPTQCEAVTMLCAQVMGNDVAINFGGASGNFELNVFRPMVAHNFLQSVRLLADGMVSFNEHCALGIEPQRQRIEELVERSLMLVTALNTHIGYDKAAEIAKRAHKDGSSLREAALASGHVTGEQFDAWVVPGKMVGR, encoded by the coding sequence ATGAACCCCACCCCCGCCAGCACCCCCGCCCACCGCACCGAGCGCGACACCTTCGGCCCCATCGAGGTGCCCGCCCACCGGCTGTGGGGCGCGCAGACGCAGCGTTCGCTGCAGAATTTCGACATCTCCGGCGAGCGCCAGCCGCACGAGATCATCCGCGCGCTGGCGCAGGTCAAGCGGGCCTCGGCCAAGGTCAACCATGCCCTCGGACTGCTGCCAGCGGACAAGACCCGCGCCATCGTCGCCGCCGCCGACGAGGTGCTCGACGGCCGGCACGACGACGAATTCCCCCTGGTGGTCTGGCAGACCGGCTCGGGCACGCAGACCAACATGAACGTCAACGAGGTGCTGGCCAACCGCGCCAGCGAGCTGATGGGGGGCGAGCGCGGCGAGGGCCGGCTGGTGCATCCCAACGATGAGGTGAACAAGAGCCAGTCGAGCAACGACGTCTTTCCCACCGCCATGCACGTGGCGGCGGTGCAGGCCATGGTGCACCGGCTGTTGCCGGCCCTTGAAGAGCTGCGCGGCACGCTGCAGGGCAAGGCCGAGGCCTTCGACGACATCGTGAAGATCGGCCGCACGCACCTGCAGGATGCAACGCCTTTGACGCTGGGCCAGGAGATCTCCGGCTGGGTGGCGCAGCTCGCGCATGGCGAGCGGCACGTGCGCAACGCGCTGCCCCACCTGTGCGAGCTGGCCCTGGGCGGCACGGCCGTGGGCACGGGGCTGAACGCGCCGGCCGGCTACGCCGTGCAGGTGGCCGAGGAACTGGCCGAGTTCACCGGGCAGCCCTTCGTCACCGCGCCCAACAAGTTTGAGGCGCTGGCCAGCTGCGACGCGCTGGTGGCCGCGCACGGCGCCTTGAAGACCCTGGCCGCCAGCCTGATGAAGATTGCCAACGATGTGCGCTGGCTGGCCAGCGGCCCGCGCAGCGGCATCGGCGAGATCACCATCCCCGAGAACGAGCCCGGCTCGTCCATCATGCCGGGCAAGGTCAACCCGACGCAGTGCGAAGCCGTGACCATGCTGTGCGCCCAGGTGATGGGCAACGACGTGGCCATCAACTTCGGCGGCGCCAGCGGCAACTTCGAGCTGAACGTGTTTCGCCCCATGGTGGCGCACAACTTTCTGCAGAGCGTGCGCCTGCTGGCCGACGGCATGGTCAGCTTCAACGAGCACTGCGCCTTGGGCATCGAGCCGCAGCGCCAGCGCATTGAAGAACTGGTCGAGCGCTCGCTGATGCTGGTGACGGCGCTCAACACCCACATCGGCTACGACAAGGCCGCCGAGATCGCCAAGCGGGCGCACAAGGACGGCAGCAGCCTGCGCGAGGCGGCGCTGGCCTCGGGCCACGTGACGGGCGAGCAGTTCGACGCCTGGGTGGTGCCGGGCAAGATGGTGGGGCGTTGA
- a CDS encoding sterol desaturase family protein: MGSFFPALFTLLPVFLANTAIILATVAAMEGIAWLAHKHVMHGFGWGWHASHHAPRSGWFEANDLYALVFAALAIVMIALGTSGRWPLQWIGAGMTLYGALYFVAHDGLVHQRWPWRHVPRSGYLKRLYQAHRLHHAVQGREGCVSFGFLWAPSPTRLRAQLQAAQARRRNRPPTGGNAPPA; the protein is encoded by the coding sequence ATGGGCAGCTTCTTCCCTGCGTTGTTCACCCTGCTGCCCGTGTTCCTTGCCAACACCGCCATCATCCTCGCCACCGTCGCTGCCATGGAGGGCATTGCCTGGCTGGCGCACAAGCACGTCATGCACGGCTTCGGCTGGGGCTGGCACGCATCGCACCACGCACCGCGCAGCGGCTGGTTCGAGGCCAACGACCTGTACGCGCTGGTGTTCGCGGCGCTCGCCATCGTGATGATCGCGCTGGGCACCTCCGGGCGCTGGCCGCTGCAGTGGATCGGCGCGGGGATGACGCTGTACGGCGCGCTGTACTTCGTGGCGCACGACGGGCTGGTGCACCAGCGCTGGCCGTGGCGCCACGTGCCGCGCAGCGGCTATCTCAAGCGCCTGTACCAGGCCCACCGCCTGCACCACGCGGTGCAGGGGCGCGAGGGTTGCGTGTCCTTCGGCTTTCTGTGGGCACCATCGCCCACGCGGCTGCGTGCCCAGCTGCAGGCCGCCCAGGCGCGCCGCCGCAATAGGCCGCCCACCGGCGGCAACGCACCACCGGCTTAA
- a CDS encoding phytoene/squalene synthase family protein, whose protein sequence is MTDALHRHATEAIRQGSQSFAAAARLLDPETRAGTVLLYAWCRHCDDVIDGQELGHGRRALQEDGCAGMDRIAALRDLTRRACAGEPMEHPAFAGLQQVVRHHGIPLYLLEEHLAGFAMDVEPGTRYERIEDTLHYAWRVAGVVGVMMALVMGTRGAQAQVPPQVLDRACDLGVAFQLTNIARDIVDDARAGRVYLPAQWLRDAGLPAGAPQALLAPAHRAALATVAARLVALAEPYYRSSLTGIGALPLRSAWSIATARGVYREIGRRVDALGPAAWDTRVATTRADKLLLIARGGALALLSRTWLPRTSAPLSSWRRPAA, encoded by the coding sequence ATGACCGACGCGCTGCACCGGCACGCCACCGAGGCCATCCGCCAGGGCTCGCAGAGCTTTGCTGCCGCGGCGCGCCTGCTCGACCCTGAGACCCGCGCCGGCACGGTGCTGCTGTACGCCTGGTGCCGGCACTGCGACGACGTGATCGACGGCCAGGAGCTGGGCCATGGGCGGCGTGCGCTGCAGGAAGACGGCTGCGCGGGCATGGACCGCATCGCCGCGCTGCGCGACCTCACGCGCCGCGCCTGCGCCGGTGAGCCGATGGAGCATCCGGCCTTCGCCGGCCTGCAGCAGGTGGTGCGCCACCACGGCATTCCGCTGTACCTGCTGGAGGAACACCTGGCCGGGTTCGCCATGGACGTGGAGCCCGGCACCCGCTACGAGCGCATCGAGGACACGCTGCACTATGCCTGGCGCGTGGCCGGCGTGGTGGGGGTGATGATGGCGCTGGTGATGGGCACGCGGGGCGCGCAGGCGCAGGTGCCGCCCCAAGTGCTGGACCGCGCCTGCGACCTGGGCGTGGCCTTCCAGCTCACCAACATCGCCCGCGACATCGTCGACGACGCGCGCGCTGGCCGCGTGTACCTGCCCGCACAGTGGCTGCGCGACGCCGGCCTGCCCGCAGGGGCCCCACAGGCCTTGCTGGCGCCCGCGCACCGCGCCGCGCTGGCCACCGTGGCGGCGCGCCTGGTGGCGCTGGCTGAGCCGTACTACCGCTCGTCGCTGACCGGCATCGGGGCGCTGCCGCTGCGCTCGGCCTGGTCGATCGCCACGGCGCGGGGCGTGTACCGCGAGATCGGCCGCCGCGTCGATGCGCTCGGCCCCGCGGCGTGGGACACGCGCGTGGCCACCACGCGCGCCGACAAGCTGCTGCTGATCGCCCGCGGCGGGGCGCTGGCGCTGCTGTCGCGCACCTGGCTGCCCCGCACGAGCGCGCCGCTGTCATCCTGGCGCAGGCCCGCGGCTTAA
- a CDS encoding fumarate hydratase, with the protein MTTTIRYHDLVESIAGALQYISYYHPADYIQHLARAYEREQSPAAKDAMAQILTNSKMAAFGHRPICQDTGIVNVFLKVGMDVRWEGFPAGTGLEDAINEGVRRGYQHPDNTLRASVVADPLFARKNTRDNTPAVISVQLVPGSLLDVTVAAKGGGSENKSKMVMMNPSDNLVDWVLKTVPEMGAGWCPPGMLGIGIGGTAEKAVLLAKESLMDDLDMYELQAKAARGEKLDQVEELRLELFEKVNALGIGAQGLGGLATVLDVKIKMYPTHAASKPVAMIPNCAATRHAHFVMNGSGPVYLEAPSIDLWPRVEWTPNTETSKRVDLNTLTKEEVASWKPGQTLLLGGKMLTGRDAAHKRIQDMLAKGEPLPVDFTNRVIYYVGPVDPVRDEVVGPAGPTTATRMDKFTRMMLEQTGLIAMIGKSERGPVAIEAIKDNQSAYLMAVGGAAYLVSKAIKHARVVGFEDLGMEAIYEFDVVDMPVTVAVDAGGTSAHITGPAEWKQRIASGEFKGIELATA; encoded by the coding sequence ATGACCACGACCATCCGCTACCACGACCTGGTGGAATCCATCGCTGGCGCCCTGCAGTACATCAGCTACTACCACCCCGCCGACTACATCCAGCACCTGGCGCGCGCCTACGAGCGCGAGCAGTCGCCGGCCGCCAAGGACGCGATGGCGCAGATCCTCACCAACAGCAAGATGGCCGCCTTCGGCCACCGCCCCATCTGCCAGGACACGGGCATCGTCAACGTCTTCCTGAAGGTGGGCATGGACGTGCGCTGGGAAGGCTTCCCCGCCGGCACCGGGCTGGAGGACGCCATCAACGAAGGCGTGCGCCGCGGCTACCAGCACCCCGACAACACGCTGCGCGCCAGCGTGGTGGCCGACCCGCTGTTCGCGCGCAAGAACACCAGGGACAACACCCCCGCCGTCATCAGCGTGCAGCTGGTGCCCGGCAGCCTGCTTGACGTGACCGTGGCCGCCAAGGGCGGCGGCAGCGAGAACAAGTCCAAGATGGTCATGATGAACCCCAGCGACAACCTGGTGGACTGGGTGCTCAAGACCGTGCCCGAGATGGGCGCCGGCTGGTGCCCGCCCGGCATGCTGGGCATCGGCATCGGCGGCACGGCAGAAAAGGCCGTGCTGTTGGCCAAGGAAAGCCTGATGGACGACCTGGACATGTACGAGCTGCAGGCCAAGGCGGCGCGCGGCGAGAAGCTGGACCAGGTGGAAGAGCTGCGCCTGGAGCTGTTCGAGAAGGTGAACGCTCTGGGCATCGGCGCGCAGGGCCTGGGCGGCCTGGCCACCGTGCTGGACGTGAAGATCAAGATGTACCCCACGCACGCCGCCAGCAAGCCCGTGGCCATGATCCCCAACTGCGCCGCCACGCGACACGCGCATTTCGTCATGAACGGCAGCGGCCCGGTGTACCTGGAGGCGCCCAGCATCGACCTGTGGCCGCGGGTAGAGTGGACGCCCAACACCGAGACCAGCAAGCGCGTGGACCTCAACACGCTGACGAAGGAAGAAGTCGCCAGCTGGAAGCCCGGCCAGACGCTGCTGCTGGGCGGCAAGATGCTCACCGGCCGCGACGCCGCGCACAAGCGCATCCAGGACATGCTGGCCAAAGGTGAGCCGCTGCCGGTGGATTTCACCAACCGCGTCATCTACTACGTCGGCCCGGTCGATCCGGTGCGCGACGAGGTCGTCGGCCCGGCCGGCCCCACCACCGCCACGCGCATGGACAAGTTCACCCGCATGATGCTGGAGCAGACCGGCCTGATCGCCATGATCGGCAAGTCCGAGCGCGGCCCGGTGGCCATCGAAGCCATCAAGGACAACCAGAGTGCCTACCTGATGGCCGTGGGCGGCGCCGCCTATTTGGTCAGCAAGGCCATCAAGCACGCCCGCGTGGTGGGCTTCGAAGACCTGGGCATGGAGGCCATCTACGAGTTCGACGTGGTGGACATGCCCGTCACCGTGGCCGTGGACGCGGGCGGCACCAGCGCGCACATCACCGGCCCGGCCGAGTGGAAGCAGCGCATCGCCAGCGGCGAGTTCAAGGGGATCGAGCTGGCGACGGCGTAA
- a CDS encoding DNA topoisomerase IB translates to MASSTATAPAKPPRLPAGLVYVDRSVPGITRVRQGDTFRYRTPAGDWLQDEEHLAHIRRLAIPPAYTDVWICPRPEGHLQATGRDARGRLQYRYHPDWRRVRDGSKFERMRAFGQALPRIRRQVARDLQSCGKKTLSRQCVLAAIVRLLDTTFVRVGNEEYAVANGSYGLTTLRTRHAAVRGASTTLRFRGKSGVQQQAELEDPRVARVVRRCQQLPGQELFQWQEDDGELRSVGSSDVNAYLAQMTGEAGHFTAKDFRTWHGTVQALELTRVACSRAQGEDAPPARGVARQILVEVARQLGNTPAVCRKSYVHPAVLALGESLASDAGPGLQRVWQRLGRTGASPRGLSAAERRLLAFLRHPPRAPRAQTKDAPRKRPGAAALAKRPAGAGKQLAARASRRGKPAAPVARTAAAPPPARARTAAAAAPA, encoded by the coding sequence ATGGCCTCCTCCACCGCAACCGCCCCTGCCAAGCCCCCTCGCCTGCCCGCCGGGCTGGTGTACGTGGACCGCAGCGTGCCCGGCATTACCCGGGTGCGCCAGGGCGACACCTTCCGCTACCGCACGCCCGCCGGCGACTGGCTGCAAGACGAAGAACACTTGGCGCACATCCGCCGCCTGGCCATTCCGCCGGCCTACACCGACGTGTGGATCTGCCCCCGGCCCGAGGGCCACCTGCAGGCCACCGGGCGCGACGCGCGCGGGCGGCTGCAATACCGCTACCACCCCGACTGGCGCCGCGTGCGCGACGGCTCCAAGTTCGAGCGCATGCGCGCCTTCGGCCAGGCGCTGCCGCGCATCCGCCGCCAGGTGGCGCGCGACCTGCAGTCGTGCGGCAAGAAGACCCTGTCGCGCCAGTGCGTGCTGGCGGCCATCGTGCGGCTGCTGGACACGACCTTCGTGCGCGTGGGCAACGAGGAATATGCCGTGGCCAACGGCTCGTATGGCCTGACCACGCTGCGCACGCGCCACGCCGCCGTGCGCGGGGCCAGCACCACACTGCGCTTTCGCGGCAAGAGCGGCGTGCAGCAACAAGCCGAGCTTGAAGACCCGCGCGTGGCCCGCGTGGTGCGTCGCTGCCAGCAGCTGCCGGGCCAGGAGCTGTTCCAGTGGCAGGAGGACGATGGCGAGCTGCGCAGCGTGGGCTCCAGCGACGTGAACGCCTACCTGGCGCAGATGACCGGCGAGGCCGGGCACTTCACGGCCAAGGACTTTCGCACCTGGCACGGCACGGTGCAGGCGCTGGAGCTCACGCGTGTGGCCTGCTCACGTGCGCAGGGCGAGGACGCGCCGCCCGCGCGCGGCGTGGCGCGGCAGATCCTGGTGGAGGTGGCGCGCCAGCTGGGCAACACGCCTGCCGTGTGCCGCAAGTCCTATGTGCACCCGGCCGTGCTGGCGCTGGGCGAAAGCCTGGCGTCCGACGCTGGCCCCGGCCTGCAGCGTGTGTGGCAGCGCCTGGGCCGCACAGGCGCCAGCCCCCGGGGCTTGAGCGCGGCCGAGCGGCGGCTGCTGGCCTTTTTGCGCCACCCGCCGCGTGCGCCGCGCGCCCAGACAAAGGACGCGCCGCGCAAGCGCCCGGGCGCCGCTGCACTTGCCAAGCGCCCCGCCGGCGCGGGCAAGCAGCTGGCCGCCAGGGCGAGCCGGCGTGGCAAGCCGGCCGCCCCGGTCGCCCGCACGGCGGCTGCCCCGCCGCCGGCCCGCGCCCGCACGGCCGCTGCTGCTGCGCCTGCCTGA
- the crtY gene encoding lycopene beta-cyclase CrtY: MTKSSHTADAPFDVVLVGAGLANGLIALQLAARQPHLRLAVLEAGEAPGGNHTWSFHDSDLTPQERTTLAPCIAHHWPGYTVRFPARTRRLGGGYASLTSERFAAVLRERLGERLHCRAPVAEVQARQVTLADGRVLHARCVLDGRGVRSSPHLSLGFQKFLGLEVRTTAPHGLSEPVLMDATVAQHGAYRFVYVLPLAADRLLIEDTYYADGAALDDGALRQRIHDYAARQGWRIGQVLREERGVLPIVLAGDAQALWRECAGGAVPVGLAAGLFHPTTGYSLPDAVRLAGRIAALHDFSHARVQAAVRAHVLGAWQERGFFRMLNRMLFLAAEPAERWRVMQRFYGLPAPLIARFYAARLSWPDRLRLVSGRPPVPLLAAARAVWAGHARIGAVAPGGRQP; the protein is encoded by the coding sequence ATGACCAAGAGCTCGCACACCGCCGATGCGCCCTTCGATGTGGTGCTGGTGGGCGCGGGCCTGGCCAACGGCCTGATCGCCCTGCAGCTGGCCGCCCGGCAGCCGCATCTGCGGCTGGCCGTGCTGGAGGCTGGCGAAGCGCCGGGCGGCAACCACACCTGGTCGTTCCACGACAGCGACCTGACACCGCAGGAACGCACCACGCTGGCCCCTTGCATTGCCCACCACTGGCCGGGCTACACCGTGCGCTTTCCGGCGCGCACGCGCCGCCTGGGGGGTGGGTATGCGTCGCTCACATCCGAGCGCTTCGCCGCCGTGCTGCGCGAACGGCTGGGCGAGCGCCTGCACTGCCGTGCTCCGGTCGCCGAGGTGCAGGCACGCCAGGTGACGCTGGCCGACGGCCGCGTCCTGCATGCGCGCTGCGTGCTGGACGGGCGTGGCGTGCGCAGCAGCCCGCACCTGTCGCTGGGTTTTCAGAAGTTCCTGGGGCTGGAGGTGCGCACCACCGCGCCGCACGGCCTGTCCGAGCCGGTGCTCATGGACGCGACCGTGGCCCAGCACGGAGCCTACCGTTTCGTCTACGTGCTGCCCCTGGCCGCCGACCGCCTGCTGATCGAAGACACCTACTACGCCGACGGCGCCGCGCTGGACGATGGCGCGTTGCGCCAGCGCATCCACGACTACGCGGCGCGCCAGGGCTGGCGCATCGGGCAGGTGTTGCGCGAGGAGCGTGGCGTGCTGCCCATCGTGCTGGCGGGCGACGCCCAGGCGCTGTGGCGCGAATGCGCAGGCGGCGCCGTGCCGGTCGGCCTGGCCGCGGGACTGTTCCATCCCACTACTGGCTACTCGCTGCCCGATGCCGTGCGACTGGCCGGCCGCATCGCCGCGCTCCATGACTTTTCGCACGCCCGCGTACAGGCGGCCGTGCGTGCGCACGTGCTGGGCGCGTGGCAGGAAAGGGGATTTTTCCGAATGCTCAACCGCATGCTGTTCCTGGCCGCCGAGCCGGCCGAGCGCTGGCGCGTGATGCAGCGCTTCTACGGCCTGCCTGCGCCGCTCATCGCCCGCTTCTACGCTGCCCGGCTGTCGTGGCCCGACCGGCTGCGGCTGGTCAGTGGCCGCCCGCCCGTGCCGCTGCTGGCCGCGGCCCGCGCGGTGTGGGCCGGCCATGCGCGCATCGGCGCGGTGGCGCCAGGCGGGAGGCAGCCATGA